A single window of Culicoides brevitarsis isolate CSIRO-B50_1 chromosome 3, AGI_CSIRO_Cbre_v1, whole genome shotgun sequence DNA harbors:
- the LOC134835328 gene encoding uncharacterized protein LOC134835328 has translation MEKRIKKLVETVDSTSISSWSNFVKTLYAAMSKETDHLKVYLKESLVILVENCGNEQMNIRLETEENISKILHLCNETRSLSFVSFLTLNILKERSLMHRSVKMCIQLLSYSMDSIKPQKQKDFALQVFCIVTQKCEIFIDSVCIESFSEFFNSYIRVFGRFLNGQQVLQILQTFKKYIYFETSLIRHCLCQCIAKCLVCSTNYKGILQKEILKWLVIFQTSTNEKELIGLAEILKYNIYVMENEFLEQLLIELELHFETLLLHKHIGVINMGLELLIALFKSTNNDFKRKLLKHTLYFKENDILLIDHIFKILGSQFLYEDTDGSPKTNVLVSIQSNVIEFFTVCTDFDISQVTKKAFLTKILIEMSKHNDFIIREKTIVFLSKFINTNIEEKRQIIITLALAFKDPAHTVVASLIAQLSESFNDLLLLPINDQIFINNVPFTTFLLDKILSFNPQSHWLVIIKVCEFNGKIDFGRLRVHLGYSMANYYKKSCFVQLLTFLSSKDIRIALKSAESIKNSLRFSDSDTLFHTHIAEFASKRYYFNKNLLYHKEWNNVENFESICNDLVAIEDIRRKRCINVLADCISKISHTLLMEYTFFETILTMMIEDYSTAIDIICHSNLFTILQHILTGLKDEQKHTQNLVIIKCHIINIIQLYLRIFETELTDICFDANASNTSMTVLKNSTPIYERLYDVLKRKYENSRLTLEKKNNEELFQLLQNAMNTLSTCMHLFSISLFVSTEEYAELIMSCNIFYKHVPHTSIMFLVQLINNNNSISYKKNLYNYLNLDSEKQDCDCFHNVQKSLSKIESIVINLQHGQKQHLEKVVEKSLKQFVSKAIMEYDLNAELQCGILELMCILLYRNFDYSFLDPEMLLLTKVLVQFDILEQSMPRIADKTLKSAIRFILTISIKKISTGVTLSKVMNLMDTSLTNTHSCATTIICELLVSIFCNDYFLKIENQAEINTLKEVLLHTLYKFKLNVEIMQTLPLIINNGLGILIEIIRKYFFGQLIQQGIQEAKYYYFALLTIDTINHYFTLPDCWIKLSIEQFMKTDLYDLECLLYNGCWLYVMLTLDFNLLFKNIQLNGYLLQDIGCRITIFFMQFFKNFNTFSFATQDMFEYLKHILLKLKAANFCNYLRIDCKLHQKFSTINSRDIHLKKLLQIFFSCTLHEQEISLGVTQFKFLFSEIMPLNIINFIYKNILSKNCYITIPTKNFIKIGKTSREKNKNHMIKLLLSVSRKNTFLLLSIYLHKPMYRKKNMLSISNLPNMTEWVSLICSKEITAKKSNYILRFERFGKKTPYHFQHPLNTKNHGIIKCECLNSIIAGVYLLEMKSERKVFDVLESQAIDFLYFYEWIPLCFKKMYSDIHDYHHKKNNSKLKYLSIPPLMKILMTKMFKNLKEFNLENFELDCKDTIFFKTIYIVSCFCKHLYLFQLDTIGKIDLCMVEKIINDAFLNMLEAETIVKILFVVLENENLMLDIQEVYTDFLKNILKINFIWYKLEKYITMDSELSNKIFFTLSGDQQLEDIMLMQIEFLKESKQYTKRKNFRQYSNIEILINFLRMSPFKWIYKVENSSCSKDTTHLTMLLEYNCLDFFLRRLNLFGFNNKYAFEELFATLLICFNMNIDEDSQTLAEKFRFKKAILEAMCNLIILCYRQPFIGKTDQVCLHYTRIPTLYVGTIWLKKLHRIYCNSNDERRVRNIFNFPNLERSYKERQYYTFKFGKNQGITCQSVNPHLTEMKFDVDSSILLMIELLLDQMSNGNYMEVLPSLSSIMEFNVTKDRFDHLICHINSIKDVVSIHDTLSYQHIVFCLLKCLSFGDVREIMQSSNIWSVVNTCLKNKQMFLKVSTMHGLLAISHSFFVSETITKDDKHLFCTSLLSCLNNVFSYSEVYDRLLCSLKAILSYHDNSTEIMNRYLETNMKNEARVELICCVLQSFENLIVRQIIEEKTLPKLLDVLLTLSKEDNYVISLTALQTLVTIAYSRSSESLKQTEEANGVVQTDIQSNGLVLEIIHQLLFILRVCPAKDVEVIGVSLYHLVTDLSRPNDILSLIIKEFLDIYNPYPFLIAKVVFGVFKSAIDANLFIFLQDCIISVLPNILSINNNNERVFRLTVLFSSICLDDNNNCL, from the exons ATGGAAAaacgtattaaaaaattagtcgaAACTGTAGATAGTACGAG taTTTCTTCCTGgagtaattttgtaaaaactcTGTATGCggctatgtcaaaggaaactGACCAtttgaaagtttatttaaaagaatctTTAGTAATTCTCGTAGAAAATTGTGGTAACGAACAAATGAA tattcGTTTAGAAACTGAAGAAAATATCAGCAAAATTTTGCACTTGTGCAACGAGACAAGGTCGTTATCTTTTGTGTCGTTTTtgactttgaatattttaaaggaaCGATCTCTGATGCATAG ATCCGTAAAAATGTGTATTCAATTGCTTTCATATTCTATGGATTCTATCAAACCACAAAAGCAAAAAGACTTTGCTTTACAAGTATTTTGCATAGTgacacaaaaatgtgaaattttcatcGATTCAGTTTGCATAGAaagtttttcagaatttttcaattcgtaCATAAGAGTATTTGGACGTTTTTTAAACGGCCAACAAGTTTTGCAAATTTTGCAA acttttaaaaaatatatttattttgaaacctCATTAATCAGGCACTGCTTATGTCAATGTATAGCGAAATGCTTAGTTTGCTCTACGAACTATAAAGGTATTTTgcagaaagaaattttaaaatggttag tTATTTTCCAGACGTCTACAAATGAAAAAGAACTCATTGGATTAGCAGAAATTCTTAAATACAATATATATGTGATGGAAAACGAATTTCTTGAACAACTTTTGATTGAATTAGAATTGCACTTCGAGacccttttgttgcataaacATATTGGAGTTATCAATATGGGCTTAGAGCTATTGATTGCTTTATTTAAATCTacaaataatgattttaaacGCAAATTGCTTAAACACACATTGTATTTTAAAGAGAATGATATATTGTTAATcgatcatatttttaaaatattgggatctcaatttttgtatgaagatACAGACGGGAGTCCAAAAACGAATGTTTTAGTGTCCATTCAAAGTAATGTTATTGAGTTTTTTACTGTTTGTACAGATTTTGATATCTCTCAGGTTACAAAAAAGGCCTTTCTTACAAAAATACTAATTGAAATGTCTAAACATAACGACTTTATCATACGAGAAAAAACAATCGTATTCCTTAGTAAATTTATCAACACAAACATTGAAGAAAAACGACAAATTATCATAACTTTAGCATTA gcgtTTAAAGATCCAGCACATACTGTTGTGGCCTCTTTGATTGCGCAATTGAGTGAATCATTCAATGATTTATTACTTCTACCCAtaaatgatcaaatttttatcaacaacGTGCCTTTTACTACATTTTTGTTGGACAAGATTCTTTCATTCAATCCACAGAGTCATTGGTTAGTCATTATCAAAGTTTGTGAATTTAATGGTAAAATAGATTTTGGGAGACTTCGAGTTCATTTGGGTTATTCAATGGCTAACTATTATAAA aaatctTGTTTTGTTCAGCTATTAACCTTTTTAAGCTCAAAAGATATAAGAATAGCATTAAAAAGTGCAGAAAGCATAAAGAACAGCCTTCGGTTTTCTGATTCGGACACCCTGTTTCATACTCATATTGCAGAATTCGCATCTAAaagatattattttaacaaaaaccttTTATATCATAAAGAATGGAATAATGTTGAAAACTTCGAAAGCATTTGCAATGATTTAGTTGCTATAGAGGATATCCGTCGAAAAAGGTGTATTAATGTATTGGCCGATTGCATCTCTAAAATTTCCCATACATTGCTTATGGAgtatacattttttgaaacaattttaacaaTGATGATTGAGGATTACAGTACAGCAATTGACATTATTTGTcactcaaatttatttactattttacAGCATATTCTTACAG gtcttAAGGATGAACAAAAACATACACAAAACCTAGTCATTATAAAATGTCATATAATCAATATTATACAATTGTACTTACGAATTTTTGAGACGGAGTTAACCGATATATGTTTCGATGCAAACGCATCAAATACATCAATGACTGTACTTAAAAACTCAACACCAATTTATGAAAGGTTGTACGatgttttaaaaagaaaatatgagAATAGTCGA ttaactttggagaaaaaaaataatgaagagtTATTTCAACTTCTGCAAAACGCAATGAACACTTTATCGACTTGCATGCATCTCTTTTCAATTAGCCTTTTTGTATCAACTGAAGAGTATGCTGAACTTATAATGTcgtgcaatattttttataaacatgttCCACATACATCAATAATGTTCTTAGTTCAATTGATAAACAATAACAATTCAATAAGCTACAAAAAGAATCTATATAATTATCTTAATCTAGATTCCGAAAAACAAGATTGTGATTGTTTTCACAATGTTCAgaaaagtttatcaaaaattgagtcTATAGTAATAAACTTACAGCATGGTCAAAAGCAACATCTAGAAAAAGTGGTGGAGAAATCTTTGAAACAATTTGTATCGAAAGCTATAATG gaATACGATCTGAATGCAGAGCTACAATGTGGAATTTTAGAATTGATGTGCATTCTTTTATATAGAAACTTTGATTACAGTTTTCTTGATCCTGAAATGCTGCTTCTTACAAAAGTATTAGTTCAATTTGATATATTGGAACAATCAATGCCAAG aatagctgacaaaacattaaaatccGCAATAcggtttattttaacaatatcaataaaaaagataaGTACTGGCGTTACATTATCAAAAGTCATGAATTTGATGGATACTTCCTTAACTAATACACACTCTTGtgcaacaacaataatttgtGAACTCttagtttcaatattttgcaatgattattttttgaaaattgaaaatcaagcAGAAATAAACACATTAAAAGAAGTCCTCCTTCACACATTATATAAGTTTAAATTGAACGTTGAG atcatGCAAACTCTtccattaataataaacaatggACTTGGTATACTTATAGAAATCATTCGTAAATACTTTTTTGGACAACTTATTCAACAAGGAATACAAGaagcaaaatattattattttgctttacTGACAATTGATACAATAAATCATTACTTCACATTGCCAGATTGCTGGATTAAATTATCAATAGAGCAATTTATGAAAACTGActtatac GACTTAGAGTGTCTACTATACAATGGCTGTTGGTTATATGTTATGTTAACATTAGACTTcaatttgctttttaaaaatatacaactaAATGGTTACTTGTTGCAAGATATTGGATGTAGGATAACAAtcttttttatgcaatttttcaaaaactttaacacGTTTTCATTTGCGACGCAAGATAtgtttgaatatttgaaacaTATTCTGTTAAAACTTAAAGCCGCCAACTTTTGCAACTACTTGCGAATCGATTGCAAACttcaccaaaaattttcaacgataAATTCAAGAGAcattcatctaaaaaaactactccagatatttttttcatgtacttTACATGAGCAGGAAATTAGTTTGGGTGTCAcgcaatttaagtttttattctcCGAAATAATGCCTTTAAAT ATcatcaattttatatataaaaatatattatcaaAGAATTGTTATATTACTATtcccacaaaaaatttcattaaaattgggaaaacatcaagagaaaaaaataagaaccacatgataaaattattgcttAGTGTCTCGAGAAAA aatacaTTCCTTCTATTGAGTATTTACTTGCATAAGCCAatgtatagaaaaaaaaacatgttatcGATCAGTAATCTACCAAACATGACTGAATGGGTTTCATTGATTTGTAGTAAGGAAAtcacagcaaaaaaatcaaattatatattgag gttCGAGCGGTTTGGAAAAAAAACGCCATATCACTTTCAACATCCTCTCAATACA aaaaatcaTGGtattataaaatgtgaatGCTTGAACTCTATTATAG CCGGAGTCTATTTACTGGAAATGAAATCAGAAAGAAAGGTTTTTGATGTGTTAGAGTCTCAAGCAATAGACTTTTTGTATTTCTATGAATGGATTCCAttgtgtttcaaaaaaatgtattctgACATTCATGATTaccatcataaaaaaaataattccaagtTAAAGTATTTATCCATACCACctctaatgaaaattttaatgacaaaaatgttcaaaaatttgaaggaatttaatttggaaaaCTTTGAACTTGATTGTAAAGAcacgatatttttcaaaactatttaCATTGTATCATGTTTTTGTAAACATCTATATCTGTTTCAATTGGACACTAtaggaaaaattgatttgtgtatggttgaaaaaattattaatgatgcGTTTTTAAATATGCTCGAAGCTGAAacaatagttaaaattttatttgtagttCTTGAAAACGAAAATCTTATGCTCGATATACAGGAAGTGTAtacagattttttgaaaaatattttaaaaattaattttatatggtATAAGTTGGAAAAGTATATTACCATGGATTCTGaattgtcaaataaaattttctttactcTAAGTGGCGATCAACAACTTGAAGATATAATGTTAATGcagatagaatttttaaaagaaagcaAACAATatacaaaaaggaaaaactttcgACAG tactccAACATTGAAAtactaatcaattttttacgaatgtCCCCATTTAAATGGATATATAAAGTTGAGAATTCATCGTGTTCTAAAGATACAACACATTTAACAATGCTGCTCGAGTACAattgtttggatttttttttaagacg attaaatctCTTTGGATTTAATAACAAGTACGCTTTTGAAGAGCTCTTTGCAACACTGCTGATTTGTTTTAACATGAATATTGATGAAGACTCACAAA CTTTAGCTGAGAAATTTCGCTTTAAGAAGGCTATTCTTGAAGCGAtgtgtaatttaataattctatGTTACCGACAGCCTTTTATTGGTAAAACAGACCAGGTTTGTCTGCATTACACACGCATCCCAACATTATATGTTGGTACAATATG gttaaaaaagCTGCACCGAATTTATTGTAATTCTAATGATGAACGTAGAGtcagaaatatatttaattttcctaatttagAAAGAAGCTACAAAGAAAGACAGTACTACACgtttaaatttggaaaaaatcaagGAATTACATGTCAAAGTGTCAATCCTCATTTAaccgaaatgaaatttgatgtTGATAGCTccattttattaatgataGAGCTACTGTTGGACCAGATGTCAAATGGAAATTACATGGAAGTATTGCCTAGTTTGAGTTCAATAATGGAGTTCAATGTCACCAAAGATAGATTTGATCACTTAATTTGTCATATAAATTCTATTAAAGATGTTGTTTCAATACATGACACATTGTCTTATCAG catattgtattttgtttattaaaatgtttatcttTCGGAGATGTTAGGGAAATTATGCAATCATCGAATATATGGTCAGTTGTTAACACTTGTTTGAAAAACAAGCAAATGTTCTTAAAAGTTTCTACAATGCATGGCTTACTGGCAATTtcacattcattttttgtttctgaaACCATTACCAAAGAtgacaaacatttattttgtacTTCACTTTTATCTTGTTTGAACAACGTCTTTAG CTATAGTGAGGTATATGATCGTTTATTATGTAGTCTAAAAGCGATCTTATCGTACCATGACAATTCAACCGAAATAATGAATCGGTACCTAGaaacaaatatgaaaaatgaagcACGCGTTGAGTTAATTTGTTGCGTTTTacaa agttttgaaaatttaatagttcGACAAATTATCGAAGAAAAAACTCTACCCAAACTATTAGACGTTCTATTGACACTTTCAAAGGAGGATAATTATGTTATCAGTCTTACGGCTTTACAGACATTGGTCACAATAGCTTATTCTA GATCATCGGAAAGTTTAAAACAAACAGAGGAAGCAAATGGTGTGGTACAAACGGATATTCAATCCAATGGATTGGTCCTTGAAATAATCCATCAGCTGCTGTTTATATTAAGAGTTTGTCCCGCTAAAGATGTAGAAGTAATCGGAGTATCTTTATATCATCTTGTAACTGATTTAAGTCGACCTAATGATATCCTATCGCTGATAATTAAAGAATTCTTAGATATTTATAATCCATATCCATTTCTCATTGCAAAAGTAGTTTTTGGT gtGTTCAAATCAGCAATTGATGCAaatttgttcatatttttgcAAGATTGTATAATATCGGTACTTCCTAATATTTTGTccataaataacaataacgaGAGAGTTTTCCGTTTAACTGTACTTTTTTCTTCCATATGCTTAGATGACAAta ATAATTGCCTCTAA
- the LOC134834007 gene encoding ABC transporter G family member 20, producing MDPSTNDGNRLKKMFSWVEPQVNNPGLNNTNMEDGSTTWSRQQNAVSVRHAFKSYGGKSKRNQVLSNLNMTVAKGTIYGLLGASGCGKTTLLSCIVGRRRLNSGEIWVLGGKPGTKGSGVPGKRVGYMPQEIALYGEFSIKETMTYFGWIFGMQTSEIIERLHFLLNFLDLPSENRLVKNLSGGQQRRVSFAVALMHDPELLILDEPTVGVDPLLRQSIWNHLVHITKTGQKTVIITTHYIEEARQAHTIGLMRSGRLLAEESPQVLLSMYRCQNLEDVFLKLSRKQGQSVTPAELNISNNISLSALAFGNKKDNPVYVSQESGVVGLNFHQSKEVLVTETNGSVYGLNGEGSHHNNSIANVDCNECSDCSGCLNITSRGKMRALLQKNFLRMWRNVGVMLFIFALPVMQVILFCLAIGRDPTGLKLAIVNHEMNGTNTECEFEPGCSFTNLSCRYLNHLNTSIIKEYYDDQDAALEAVRMGNAWGALYFTENFTDALVARIALGRDADDETLDQSEIRVWLDMSNQQIGIMLNRDLQISYKEFAQDLLKACDNNPKLGDVPIQFKEPIYGTNDPSFTDFVAPGVILTIVFFLAVALTSSALIIERTEGLLDRSWVAGVTPTEILFSHVVTQFVVMCGQTALVLIFMIIVFGVTNNGEISLVIALTLLQGLCGMCFGFVISAICELERNAIQLALGSFYPTLLLSGVIWPIEGMPLYLRYISQCLPLTMATTSLRSILTRGWSFSEFDVYMGFISSILWIFLFLVITVITLKVKRG from the exons ATGGATCCATCCACTAATGATGGAAatagattgaaaaaaatgtttagttgGGTTGAACCACAAGT CAACAATCCTGGTCTAAACAACACAAACATGGAGGACGGCAGTACAACTTGGAGTCGCCAGCAAAATGCTGTGTCAGTTCGCCATGCTTTTAAATCATATGGAGGAAAATCCAAACGTAATCAAGTACTTTCAAATCTCAATATGACGGTAGCTAAAGGGACAAT CTATGGATTGCTGGGAGCCTCCGGTTGCGGTAAAACAACTTTACTGTCATGCATTGTGGGAAGACGTAGACTTAACTCTGGTGAAATATGGGTACTTGGAGGAAAGCCAGGAACAAAAG GATCAGGTGTTCCGGGAAAAAGAGTTGGCTATATGCCGCAAGAAATTGCATTGTATGGCgagttttcaattaaagaaACGATGACTTATTTTGGTTGGATTTTTGGAATGCAAACGTCAGAAATCATCGAaagattacattttttgttgaattttttggatttgccATCAGAAAACAGATTGGTTAAAAATCtaag TGGTGGACAACAAAGACGAGTTTCATTCGCGGTTGCACTCATGCATGATCCTGAATTATTAATCCTTGATGAACCAACGGTTGGAGTAGATCCGCTTCTTCGACAAAGTATTTGGAATCATTTGGTTCATATCAcaaaaactggtcaaaaaacaGTTATAATAACAACACATTATATTGAAGAAGCTAGACAAGCTCATACG ATTGGTTTGATGCGATCTGGTCGATTGTTGGCAGAAGAATCTCCTCAGGTTTTACTTTCAATGTATCGTTGTCAAAATCTAGAAGATGTTTTTCTTAAGCTATCTAGAAAACAAGGACAATCGGTTACTCCTGCAGAATTGAATATAAG CAATAATATATCACTTTCAGCTTTGGCTTTTGGCAATAAGAAAGACAATCCTGTCTACGTAAGTCAAGAAAGCGGTGTAGTCGgattgaattttcatcaaagtaAGGAAGTATTGGTTACCGAAACTAACGGATCTGTATATGGA ctTAATGGCGAAGGCAGTCATCACAATAATAGTATAGCTAATGTTGATTGTAACGAATGCAGCGACTGCAGCGGTTGTTTGAAT ATTACATCTCGAGGAAAAATGAGAGCACTTctccaaaaaaactttttacgtATGTGGCGAAATGTTGGAGTCATGCTCTTTATATTTGCCTTGCCAGTTATGCAAGTTATCCTTTTTTGTCTGGCTATCGGGCGAGATCCGACTGGATTAAAATTAGCAATAGTGAATCATGAAATGAATGGAACAAATACAGAGTGCGAGTTCGAACCTGGTTGtagttttacaaatttatcgtGTCGATATTTAAATCATTTGAACACAAGTATAATAAAGGAATATTACGACGATCAAGACGCGGCACTTGAAGCTGTAAGAATGGGCAATGCATGGGGTGCATTATATTTTACAGAAAACTTTACGGATGCTTTAGTAGCTCGTATTGCTTTAg gaAGAGACGCTGACGATGAAACTTTAGATCAATCAGAAATTAGAGTTTGGTTAGACATGTCTAATCAACAAATTGGTATAATGTTAAACAGAGATCTTCAGATATCATACAAGGAATTTGCTCAGGACTTATTGAAAGCATGCGACAACAACCCGAAACTTGGCGACGTACCTATACAATTCAAGGAGCCTATATATGGAACAAACGATCCATCATTTACAGATTTTGTTGCCCCTGGTGTAATTTTAAC AATTGTGTTTTTCTTAGCAGTAGCGCTTACTTCTTCtgcattaattattgaaagaaCAGAG GGTCTACTAGATAGATCGTGGGTAGCTGGAGTAACACCCACTGAAATCCTTTTTTCACATGTAGTTACACAATTCGTAGTAATGTGCGGACAGACAGCtctagttttaatttttatgataattgtcTTTGGTGTAACAAACAATGGAGAAATATCATTAGTTATTGCATTGACGTTGCTTCAAGGCTTGTGTGGAATGTGCTTTGGATTTGTTATTTCAGCTATCTGTGAATTGGAAAGGAATGCTATTCAATTGGCTTTGGGTTCTTTTTATCCAACACTATTGTTGTCTGGAGTGATTTGGCCTATAGAAGGAATGCCCCTGTATTTGAG gTATATATCACAGTGTTTGCCACTCACTATGGCTACTACATCTCTAAGATCTATTTTAACACGTGGATGGTCCTTCAGCGAGTTTGATGTTTATATGGGTTTCATTTCCTCAATACTTTGGATATTTCTCTTCTTAGTCATAACAGTTATTACCCTAAAAGTTAAAAGAGGATAA
- the LOC134833901 gene encoding lateral signaling target protein 2 homolog produces MDAIKRKIDGWLNKPKPNDQSLFARFYYADKNLTYVANELDSFDGRAEPERCSRLVGKLRQGQDKVLGIINQIMDELLEEESRACRAYRAKFPEEVLQESLAGQLWFGAECLAAGSSILNKELESSTMRPLAKAVSKSLDSIRNQLREQCLRNNSSSSSKINLDANESSTEILLESLKIFDRVFAEFEFLYVSAMVQVKTKEELETQDLICVLFSETLQRALSVGLLTQEQVDSYDPALMFSVPRLAILAGLLYYEDGPLNIEKSVNQMSEMFKPFRKLLIKLRELLLSLSKSDLHQLEILLCTNEQMPDDQLGMPQVQEQNFEYEFKDKSKTNNYYNETIFKLADFKTADMPNTADEDTESIVGFLVSNTNLGNLLNLDDELLCNTSQNCADTSDSGFNTGNTSVDHSPENESFYSMEKDEKNKSHSAGCENSDYVCSELKTPIQKGSQNPFTDTLIHRLFVCIAGVADQLQTNFAADLRRILRIVFTINVDSNNGIELKASDNQETFEAMSDDISIGLVNALNETDDYSLQHVPNDISFVNSSSSQLSHSQANQTDIPQQCNSNTQMNSHASRLQEQQQQPQSHESILQAPKWIADNDAPVCMNCALPFHSFFRRRHHCRNCGGVFCNICSSLCTPLPKYGLYKAVRVCKDCFTSESKSSK; encoded by the exons ATGGACgcgataaaaagaaaaattgacggATGGCTGAACAAACCAAAG CCAAATGACCAATCACTTTTTGCGAGATTCTATTATGctgacaaaaatttgacatatgTGGCGAACGAATTAGATAGTTTTGATGGAAGAGCTGAGCCCGAGAGATGCAGCAGACTAGTAGGGAAATTACGTCAGGGTCAA GACAAAGTACTGGGTATTATCAATCAAATTATGGATGAATTACTTGAGGAAGAAAGTCGAGCATGTCGTGCATATCGTGCGAAATTTCCAGAGGAAGTCCTACAAGAGAGTTTAGCAGGACAGTTGTG GTTTGGAGCAGAATGCTTAGCAGCAGGATCatcgattttaaataaagaattagAAAGTTCTACAATGAGACCACTTGCAAAAGCTGTTTCAAAAAGCTTAGACAGCATTCGAAATCAGTTGAGAGAACAGTGCCTTCGTAACAACTCTTCTAGTTcgtctaaaatcaatttagatGCAAACGAATCATCAACAGAGATCCTTTTGGAAagtcttaaaatatttgatcgtGTTTTTGCAGAGTTTGAATTCCTTTACGTAAGCGCAATGGTACAAGTTAAAACGAAGGAAGAGCTTGAGACACAAGATTTGATTTGCGTCCTATTCTCAGAAACTCTTCAAAGAGCCCTTTCAGTGGGACTGCTTACACAAGAACAAGTTGATTCTTATGATCCAGCGCTAATGTTCTCCGTTCCACGTTTAGCTATTTTAGCAGGCTTACTGTATTATGAAGACGGTCCACTCAATATAGAGAAATCTGTCAATCAAATGTCGGAGATGTTTAAACCATTCAGGAAACTCTTGATTAAACTCCGTGAGCTTCTTTTGAGTCTCTCAAAATCAGACTTGCATCAACTAGAAATATTGCTTTGCACTAATGAGCAAATGCCCGATGACCAACTTGGAATGCCTCAAGTTCAAGAACAGAATTTCGAATATGAGTTCAAAgataaatcaaaaacaaacaactacTACAATGAAACAATATTCAAACTAGCAGATTTCAAAACTGCTGATATGCCAAATACTGCTGATGAAGACACAGAAAGTATTGTTGGTTTTTTGGTATCAAATACCAATCtaggaaatttattaaacttggATGATGAACTTTTATGCAACACCTCTCAAAATTGTGCAGATACTTCCGATTCTGGTTTCAATACAGGAAACACCAGTGTAGACCACAGTCCCGAAAATGAATCATTTTACTCCATGGAGAAAGATGAGAAAAACAAAAGTCATAGTGCAGGCTGTGAAAACTCAGACTACGTGTGTTCTGAGTTAAAAACACCTATACAAAAAGGTTCTCAAAATCC ATTTACTGACACACTTATACATAGATTATTTGTTTGTATTGCTGGAGTTGCTGACCaacttcaaacaaattttgcaGCTGATTTAAGACGAATACTAAGAATTGTTTTTACAATAAACGTAGACAGTAACAAtggaattgaattaaaagctAGTGATAACCAAGAGACTTTTGAGGCAATGAGTGATGACATTTCTATCGGTTTAGTTAATGCTTTAAATGAAACGGATGACTATTCTTTGCAACATGTTCCAAATGATATCAGTTTTGTAAACTCATCGTCATCACAATTATCCCACTCTCAAGCAAATCAAACAGACATTCCACAACAATGCAATAGCAACACACAGATGAATAGTCATGCATCAAGATTACaagagcaacaacaacagccaCAAAGTCATGAATCGATACTACAAGCTCCAAAGTGGATTGCCGACAATGATGCCCCTGTCTGCATGAATTGTGCACTTCcttttcattcgttttttaGACGTCGACATCACTGTCGAAATTGTGGAGGGGTGTTTTGCAATATATGTTCTAGCTTATGTACCCCATTGCCAAAGTATGGGCTCTACAAAGCTGTACGCGTGTGTAAAGATTGTTTCACTAGTGAATCAAAGagctcaaaataa